A single region of the Cyclopterus lumpus isolate fCycLum1 chromosome 16, fCycLum1.pri, whole genome shotgun sequence genome encodes:
- the adam15 gene encoding disintegrin and metalloproteinase domain-containing protein 12 isoform X1 codes for MHGAAVLLLLLSGRAAFTAAMSLNAPRDRTAVTGVDRRQRPLLEKTRPFVLVGGKRRSLAEALQDGHPDRLQCGLEVGGRLFLLDLEKNHDLLPKPPNVFYYLPNGTGVSLSTDPVTHCYYHGNVRGFPQSRVALSTCSGLRGLIAFNATVSFELQPQEEPHQQGGEEGGDGSGGGGAGAGAGGGAGGAGGVHLLFSTSPLEGDSAGGCGVSHAAVPPLHSSTHTHRRRRDILSETKYIELVLVADHQEFLNYQKNNKTIIYRMLDVANQVDWFYRPLNVRVALTGLEIWSDRDKIRVEKSPTETLNHFLEWRTRELLPRLRHDNAQLVMGGSFDGTTVGMASQSSMCSRDRSGGVNVDHLVSVLGVASTVAHELGHNLGMSHDTAERRCSCQNERRLGGCIMEPSTGFLPGQQFSSCSAADLSVSLLHGGGMCLFNVPPPDRLLGGPRCGNLYVETGEQCDCGLLEECEDLCCNASTCRLVAGAQCSSDGICCHDCKLRAAGSVCRDSLGECDLPEFCTGSSPYCPPNVFLQNGELCEDDASYCYEGVCASMHTQCQMLWGPNATRAPAVCFSSVNKQGNKYGNCGQLTNGSYIPCGNSDVHCGRIQCRGGRERPLLGTNAEILTTKVRFNHSDLVCRGTFFHLGDDVSDPATVAQGTACSAGKACLNQKCQDASVFGVEDCHRKCNGHGVCNSNQNCHCEVGWAPPDCRYSGHGGSVDSGPARAGGGSDPVRVALLVIFLFILPVVLLFLTLRFPRFRQKFFCLGAASRVHKSRTPVTERVDDRNGEQVRPLRYHLNPPTDLPLTPPTKEVHDRPAPPTKPLPPDPALKPPLQLLGSRPAPPNKPLPPDPLTPGQAPVPSKPVVAMKPRLLPPPLHPGYTGATKAPQHRAIAPATGRTRRLPVVPTNPQKVDLCL; via the exons ATGCACGGAGCcgcggtgctgctgctgctgctcagcgGCCGCGCCGCGTTCACGGCCGCCatgtccctgaacgcaccgcggGACCGGACCGCCGTGACAG GTGTAGACAGAcggcagcgccccctgctggagaaAACACGTCCCTTTGTCCTGGTGGGCGGAAAGAGGAGGAGCCTCGCCGAAGCTCTGCAG GACGGCCACCCGGACCGGCTGCAGTGCGGACTGGAGGTGGGGGGGCGTCTCTTCCTGCTGGACCTGGAGAAGAACCA cgacCTGCTTCCCAAACCGCCCAACGTCTTCTACTACCTGCCCAACGGCACCGGGGTGTCTCTGAGCACCGATCCCGTG actcaCTGTTATTACCACGGAAACGTCAGAGGATTCCCTCAGTCCAGAGTGGCTCTGAGCACCTGCTCCGGTCTGCG CGGCCTCATCGCCTTCAACGCCACTGTGAGCTTTGAGCTGCAGCCCCAGGAGGAGCCCCACCAgcaggggggggaggaggggggggacgggagcggaggaggaggagcaggagctggagcaggaggaggagcaggaggagcaggaggcgtGCACCTGCTGTTCTCCACCAGCCCTCTAGAGGGTGACAGCGCCGGAGGCTGTGGGGTCTCTCACGCTGCTGTGCCCCCGCTCCAcagctccacccacacacaccgg AGGAGGCGGGACATCCTGTCTGAGACCAAATACATCGAGCTGGTGCTGGTGGCCGATCACCAGGAG tttcTGAACTaccagaagaacaataaaaCCATCATCTACCGCATGCTGGACGTGGCCAATCAGGTGGActgg TTCTACCGGCCTCTGAACGTCCGCGTGGCGCTGACCGGTCTGGAGATCTGGAGCGACCGGGACAAGATCCGGGTGGAGAAGAGTCCCACGGAGACCCTGAACCACTTCCTGGAGTGGAGGACCAGGGAGCTGCTGCCCCGCCTCCGCCACGACAACGCCCAGCTCGTCAT GGGCGGCTCCTTCGACGGCACCACGGTGGGAATGGCGTCGCAGTCGTCCATGTGCTCCAGAGACCGGTCTGGAGGAGTCAACGTG gaccacCTGGTCAGCGTGCTGGGCGTGGCCTCCACTGTTGCTCATGAGCTCGGTCATAACTTGGGGATGAGTCACGACACCGCCGAGCGCCGCTGCTCCTGTCAGAACGAACGGCGGCTCGGAGGATGCATCATGGAGCCTTCAACCGG cTTCCTGCCCGGGCAGCAGTTCAGCAGCTGCAGCGCTGCAGACCTGTCCGTCAGCCTGCTGCACGGCGGCGGCATGTGTCTGTTCAACGTGCCGCCGCCGGACCGCCTGCTGGGAGGACCTCGCTGTGGGAACCTGTACGTGGAGACGGGGGAGCAGTGTGACTGTGGGCTGCTGGAG gaGTGTGAGGACCTCTGCTGTAACGCCTCCACCTGTCGGCTTGTTGCTGGAGCGCAGTGTTCATCAGACGGCATCTGTTGTCATGACTGCAAg cTCCGGGCTGCTGGTTCGGTGTGTCGTGATTCGCTGGGAGAGTGCGACCTCCCAGAGTTCTGCACAGGCTCCTCCCCCTACTGCCCCCCCAACGTCTTCCTGCAGAACGGGGAGCTCTGCGAGGACGACGCCTCCTACTGCTACGAAGGGGTCTGTGCCAGCATGCACACCCAGTGCCAGATGCTGTGGGGACCCA atgcCACCAGAGCTCCAGCTGTTTGTTTCTCATCCGTCAACAAACAAGGAAACAAATATGGAAACTGTGGTCAGCTGACCAACGGCTCCTACATCCCCTGTGGGAACTC TGACGTCCACTGTGGGCGGATCCAGTGTCGAGGGGGGAGGgagcgccccctgctgggcaCCAACGCAGAGATCCTCACCACCAAGGTGCGCTTCAACCACAGCGACCTGGTCTGCAGAGGAACCTTCTTCCACCTGGGAGACGACGTGTCAGATCCCGCCACCGTGGCCCAGGGCACCGCCTGCAGCGCCGGGAAG gcCTGTTTGAACCAGAAGTGTCAGGACGCGTCCGTGTTCGGGGTGGAGGACTGTCACAGGAAGTGCAACGGTCACGGG gtgtGCAACAGTAACCAGAACTGTCACTGTGAGGTGGGCTGGGCTCCACCTGACTGCAGGTACTCGGGTCACGGAGGCAGCGTGGACAGCGGACCGGCCCGAGCTGGTGGAG gCTCCGACCCGGTCAGAGTGGCTCTGCtcgtcatcttcctcttcatcctgcCCGTggtgctcctcttcctcactctgCGCTTCCCGCGCTTCCGTCAGAAGTTCTTTTGTCTGGGAGCCGCCAGCCGAGTGCACAagagccg GACGCCGGTGACGGAGCGAGTGGACGACCGGAACGGAGAGCAGGTCCGACCTCTGAGGTACCACCTGAACCCGCCCACCGACCTCCCGCTGACTCCGCCCACCAAGGAG GTTCATGACAGACCTGCTCCTCCCACTAAGCCACTCCCCCCCGACCCCGCCTTAAAACCCCCGCTGCAG CTGCTGGGGAGTCGACCAGCTCCACCCaacaagcccctcccccccgacCCCCTCACACCTGGACAG GCTCCTGTTCCATCCAAACCGGTGGTGGCCAtgaagccccgcctcctgccCCCGCCCCTCCACCCCGGCTACACCGGCGCCACAAAAGCGCCACAGCACAGAGCCATCGCCCCGGCAACCGGTCGCACCAG ACGACTTCCTGTTGTACCCACAAACCCTCAGAAAGTGGACCTGTGTCTTtaa
- the adam15 gene encoding disintegrin and metalloproteinase domain-containing protein 12 isoform X2, whose protein sequence is MHGAAVLLLLLSGRAAFTAAMSLNAPRDRTAVTGVDRRQRPLLEKTRPFVLVGGKRRSLAEALQDGHPDRLQCGLEVGGRLFLLDLEKNHDLLPKPPNVFYYLPNGTGVSLSTDPVTHCYYHGNVRGFPQSRVALSTCSGLRGLIAFNATVSFELQPQEEPHQQGGEEGGDGSGGGGAGAGAGGGAGGAGGVHLLFSTSPLEGDSAGGCGVSHAAVPPLHSSTHTHRRRRDILSETKYIELVLVADHQEFLNYQKNNKTIIYRMLDVANQVDWFYRPLNVRVALTGLEIWSDRDKIRVEKSPTETLNHFLEWRTRELLPRLRHDNAQLVMGGSFDGTTVGMASQSSMCSRDRSGGVNVDHLVSVLGVASTVAHELGHNLGMSHDTAERRCSCQNERRLGGCIMEPSTGFLPGQQFSSCSAADLSVSLLHGGGMCLFNVPPPDRLLGGPRCGNLYVETGEQCDCGLLEECEDLCCNASTCRLVAGAQCSSDGICCHDCKLRAAGSVCRDSLGECDLPEFCTGSSPYCPPNVFLQNGELCEDDASYCYEGVCASMHTQCQMLWGPNATRAPAVCFSSVNKQGNKYGNCGQLTNGSYIPCGNSDVHCGRIQCRGGRERPLLGTNAEILTTKVRFNHSDLVCRGTFFHLGDDVSDPATVAQGTACSAGKACLNQKCQDASVFGVEDCHRKCNGHGVCNSNQNCHCEVGWAPPDCRYSGHGGSVDSGPARAGGGSDPVRVALLVIFLFILPVVLLFLTLRFPRFRQKFFCLGAASRVHKSRRREFSRVGASLNASRRVCDAVFSGFRTPVTERVDDRNGEQVRPLRYHLNPPTDLPLTPPTKEAPVPSKPVVAMKPRLLPPPLHPGYTGATKAPQHRAIAPATGRTRRLPVVPTNPQKVDLCL, encoded by the exons ATGCACGGAGCcgcggtgctgctgctgctgctcagcgGCCGCGCCGCGTTCACGGCCGCCatgtccctgaacgcaccgcggGACCGGACCGCCGTGACAG GTGTAGACAGAcggcagcgccccctgctggagaaAACACGTCCCTTTGTCCTGGTGGGCGGAAAGAGGAGGAGCCTCGCCGAAGCTCTGCAG GACGGCCACCCGGACCGGCTGCAGTGCGGACTGGAGGTGGGGGGGCGTCTCTTCCTGCTGGACCTGGAGAAGAACCA cgacCTGCTTCCCAAACCGCCCAACGTCTTCTACTACCTGCCCAACGGCACCGGGGTGTCTCTGAGCACCGATCCCGTG actcaCTGTTATTACCACGGAAACGTCAGAGGATTCCCTCAGTCCAGAGTGGCTCTGAGCACCTGCTCCGGTCTGCG CGGCCTCATCGCCTTCAACGCCACTGTGAGCTTTGAGCTGCAGCCCCAGGAGGAGCCCCACCAgcaggggggggaggaggggggggacgggagcggaggaggaggagcaggagctggagcaggaggaggagcaggaggagcaggaggcgtGCACCTGCTGTTCTCCACCAGCCCTCTAGAGGGTGACAGCGCCGGAGGCTGTGGGGTCTCTCACGCTGCTGTGCCCCCGCTCCAcagctccacccacacacaccgg AGGAGGCGGGACATCCTGTCTGAGACCAAATACATCGAGCTGGTGCTGGTGGCCGATCACCAGGAG tttcTGAACTaccagaagaacaataaaaCCATCATCTACCGCATGCTGGACGTGGCCAATCAGGTGGActgg TTCTACCGGCCTCTGAACGTCCGCGTGGCGCTGACCGGTCTGGAGATCTGGAGCGACCGGGACAAGATCCGGGTGGAGAAGAGTCCCACGGAGACCCTGAACCACTTCCTGGAGTGGAGGACCAGGGAGCTGCTGCCCCGCCTCCGCCACGACAACGCCCAGCTCGTCAT GGGCGGCTCCTTCGACGGCACCACGGTGGGAATGGCGTCGCAGTCGTCCATGTGCTCCAGAGACCGGTCTGGAGGAGTCAACGTG gaccacCTGGTCAGCGTGCTGGGCGTGGCCTCCACTGTTGCTCATGAGCTCGGTCATAACTTGGGGATGAGTCACGACACCGCCGAGCGCCGCTGCTCCTGTCAGAACGAACGGCGGCTCGGAGGATGCATCATGGAGCCTTCAACCGG cTTCCTGCCCGGGCAGCAGTTCAGCAGCTGCAGCGCTGCAGACCTGTCCGTCAGCCTGCTGCACGGCGGCGGCATGTGTCTGTTCAACGTGCCGCCGCCGGACCGCCTGCTGGGAGGACCTCGCTGTGGGAACCTGTACGTGGAGACGGGGGAGCAGTGTGACTGTGGGCTGCTGGAG gaGTGTGAGGACCTCTGCTGTAACGCCTCCACCTGTCGGCTTGTTGCTGGAGCGCAGTGTTCATCAGACGGCATCTGTTGTCATGACTGCAAg cTCCGGGCTGCTGGTTCGGTGTGTCGTGATTCGCTGGGAGAGTGCGACCTCCCAGAGTTCTGCACAGGCTCCTCCCCCTACTGCCCCCCCAACGTCTTCCTGCAGAACGGGGAGCTCTGCGAGGACGACGCCTCCTACTGCTACGAAGGGGTCTGTGCCAGCATGCACACCCAGTGCCAGATGCTGTGGGGACCCA atgcCACCAGAGCTCCAGCTGTTTGTTTCTCATCCGTCAACAAACAAGGAAACAAATATGGAAACTGTGGTCAGCTGACCAACGGCTCCTACATCCCCTGTGGGAACTC TGACGTCCACTGTGGGCGGATCCAGTGTCGAGGGGGGAGGgagcgccccctgctgggcaCCAACGCAGAGATCCTCACCACCAAGGTGCGCTTCAACCACAGCGACCTGGTCTGCAGAGGAACCTTCTTCCACCTGGGAGACGACGTGTCAGATCCCGCCACCGTGGCCCAGGGCACCGCCTGCAGCGCCGGGAAG gcCTGTTTGAACCAGAAGTGTCAGGACGCGTCCGTGTTCGGGGTGGAGGACTGTCACAGGAAGTGCAACGGTCACGGG gtgtGCAACAGTAACCAGAACTGTCACTGTGAGGTGGGCTGGGCTCCACCTGACTGCAGGTACTCGGGTCACGGAGGCAGCGTGGACAGCGGACCGGCCCGAGCTGGTGGAG gCTCCGACCCGGTCAGAGTGGCTCTGCtcgtcatcttcctcttcatcctgcCCGTggtgctcctcttcctcactctgCGCTTCCCGCGCTTCCGTCAGAAGTTCTTTTGTCTGGGAGCCGCCAGCCGAGTGCACAagagccg GAGACGTGAGTTCTCGCGCGTCGGAGCGTCCTTGAATGCGTCGCGGCGGGTGTGTGACGCGGTGTTTTCTGGCTTCAGGACGCCGGTGACGGAGCGAGTGGACGACCGGAACGGAGAGCAGGTCCGACCTCTGAGGTACCACCTGAACCCGCCCACCGACCTCCCGCTGACTCCGCCCACCAAGGAG GCTCCTGTTCCATCCAAACCGGTGGTGGCCAtgaagccccgcctcctgccCCCGCCCCTCCACCCCGGCTACACCGGCGCCACAAAAGCGCCACAGCACAGAGCCATCGCCCCGGCAACCGGTCGCACCAG ACGACTTCCTGTTGTACCCACAAACCCTCAGAAAGTGGACCTGTGTCTTtaa